From the genome of Luteibacter rhizovicinus DSM 16549:
CGCTTCACCACCTTGAACGAACAGAAGTCGATCGCCGAGCAGACGTTCGCCGACCAGAAGTTCACCGTGCAGCAGGACGAAGCCGCCGTGAAGGCGGACGAGGCGAACATCGCCCAGTTCGACCTCGACCTTGCTTACTGCCATATCGTCGCGCCGGTATCCGGGCGCGTTGGCCTGCGCCTGGTCGACCCGGGCAACTACGTCACGCAGTCCACCTCGCCGGGCATCGTCACCATCACCACCATGAAGCCGACCACGGTGCAGTTCACGGTGCCGCAGAACTCGCTGGCCAACGTGCTCAAGCGCTTCGGTACGGCGGATACGACGCTCGCCGTCACCGCCTTCAGCAGCGACAACAGCCGTCAGATCGCCACCGGCAAGCTCTATGCGCTGGGCAACCAGATGGCCACGGCGACCGGCACGGTGACGCTGCGTGCCACCTTCGACAACGATGACGAAGCGCTGTATCCGAACGAGTTCGTCAACGTGCGCCTGCTGGTCGATACGCTGAAGCAGGCCGTGCTCGTGCCGACACCGGCCGTGCAGAGCGGTGCCCCCGGCGATTTCGTCTACCTGGTCAATGCCGACCAGTCCGTGTCGGTGCACAAGGTGATCCTGGGTCCCAGCGACGGTAAGTTCACCGTGATCGCCACCGGCCTGACGGCCGGGCAGACCGTGGTGACCGACGGCATGGATCGCCTGACCGATGGGGCGAAGGTGAAGCTCGCCGGTGCCAAGCCGGCCGCCGGATCGTCCACGGCTGACGCGCCCCGCCGACGCCACGCGTCGTAAAGGCGGGCACGCGATCCGATGAATATTTCCCGTTTGTTCGTACTCAGGCCGGTAGCCACCGCGCTCCTGATGCTCGCGCTCGTCCTCGTCGGCCTCGTGGCCGTGCGTTTCTTGCCGGTGTCCTCGCTGCCCGCGGTCGACTACCCGGTGATCCAGGTGCAGACGTTCTACCCCGGTGCCAGCCCATCGGTGATGGCGAATACGGTGACGGCGCCGCTGGAAGTGCAGCTGGGTGAAATTCCGGGCCTCCAGCAGATGACCTCGAACAGCTCTGCCGGGGCATCGGTCATCACCCTGCAGTTCGATCTCTCGCTCAGCCTCGACGTGGCGGAGCAGAACGTGCAGGAGGCGATCAACGCCGCGAACAGCCTGCTGCCTGCCGGCCTTCCCGCGCCACCGACCTACGCCAAGGTCAACCCCGCCGACCTGCCGATCCTCACCCTGGCCGTGACTTCGGCATCGATGTCGCTGCCGCAGCTGGAGGATGTCGCCAATAACCGCCTCGGCTCGAAGATCGCCGAAGTGCCGGGTGTGGGTCTGGTCGTGCCCGCCGGCGGCAACGTCCCGGCCATTCGTGTCGAAGCGGATCCGAAGAAGCTGGCAGCGTACGGCCTCAACATCGATGACCTGCGCTCGCTGCTGGCCAACGTCAACGTGAGCCAGCCCAAGGGTAATTTCGACGGTCCCGAACTCGACTACACCATCAACGGTAACGACCAGATCCGTGATCCAAAGGATTACCTGGCCACCGTGGTGTCGTACCAGAACGGTGCACCGGTCTACCTGCGCGATATCGCCCGGGTCACGCAATCGGCGCAGAACACGGAGCAGGGCGCCTGGTTCGGCAAGACCCAGGCCATCGTGCTGAACGTCCAGCGACAGCCGGGTGCAAACGTGATCGCCACGGTCGACCAGATCAAGGCGAAGCTGCCGCAGCTGGAGTCCACCCTGCCGGCCGGCATGAAGGTCGAGATCGTCGCCGACAGCACGGGTGTGATCCGTTCGTCCGTCTCGGACGCGGCGTTCGAACTCGGTCTCGCCATCGTGCTCGTCGTGCTGGTGATCTTCGTCTTCCTGCGCAACATTCCGGCGACGATCATCCCCAGCATCTCGGTGCCGGTCTCGCTGATCGGCACGCTGGCCGCGATGTACGAACTGGGTTACTCCATCGACAACCTCTCGCTGATGGCCCTTATCATCGCCACCGGCTTCGTGGTCGACGACTCCATCGTCATGATCGAGAACATCGTGCGTTACCTCGAGGAAGGCATGCCGCCACTCGAGGCAGCGCTCGAGGGCGCGGGCCAGATCGGCTTCACCATCGTCTCGCTGACCGTCTCGCTGATCGCCGTGCTGATCCCGTTGCTCTTCATGGGTGGCGTCATCGGCCGGCTGTTCAACGAATTCGCGGTGACCCTGGCGGTGACCATCGTCATCTCGGGCATCGTCTCGCTCACCCTCGTACCCATGCTGTGTGCGCGCATTCTGCGTGCCCAGGCGGAGCGGCACCCGAGTCGCTTCGAACGGATCAGTGAGGGCCTGTTCGACAAGACGCTGGCGGCTTATGAGCGTGGCCTGCGCTTCGTCATGGCCAGGCAGACGCTCACCCTGATCGTCTTCCTGGTCACGGTCGCGCTGACCGTCGTGCTCTACGTCGTCATTCCCAAGGGCCTGTTCCCGACCCAGGACGTGGGCGCGGTCGAGGGTATCAGCGTGGCGGACAACTCGGTGTCCTATAGCGCCATGGTCAAGCGGCAGGCCGAACTGGCCGATGCGATCCTGAAGGATCCCGACGTGACCGGCCTGACCTCGTACGTCGGCATCGACGGTACCAACAAGACGCTCAACAACGGCCGCTTCCTTATCGGCCTCAAGGCCAAGCACGATCGTTCCTCCAGCGCCGCCGAGATCG
Proteins encoded in this window:
- a CDS encoding efflux RND transporter periplasmic adaptor subunit; amino-acid sequence: MSDATQAQHPPHKGRRLLIVSLVAIVIIALVLFHVISGSGKKKPVTPPQLVSAAKATLGDMPEILNELGTVTPVATVNVLPQLSGYLTDVGYKEGQDVVKGQFLAQIDPRQYEIDKRQAEAQMAKDKAALAQARSDLARFTTLNEQKSIAEQTFADQKFTVQQDEAAVKADEANIAQFDLDLAYCHIVAPVSGRVGLRLVDPGNYVTQSTSPGIVTITTMKPTTVQFTVPQNSLANVLKRFGTADTTLAVTAFSSDNSRQIATGKLYALGNQMATATGTVTLRATFDNDDEALYPNEFVNVRLLVDTLKQAVLVPTPAVQSGAPGDFVYLVNADQSVSVHKVILGPSDGKFTVIATGLTAGQTVVTDGMDRLTDGAKVKLAGAKPAAGSSTADAPRRRHAS
- a CDS encoding efflux RND transporter permease subunit; this translates as MNISRLFVLRPVATALLMLALVLVGLVAVRFLPVSSLPAVDYPVIQVQTFYPGASPSVMANTVTAPLEVQLGEIPGLQQMTSNSSAGASVITLQFDLSLSLDVAEQNVQEAINAANSLLPAGLPAPPTYAKVNPADLPILTLAVTSASMSLPQLEDVANNRLGSKIAEVPGVGLVVPAGGNVPAIRVEADPKKLAAYGLNIDDLRSLLANVNVSQPKGNFDGPELDYTINGNDQIRDPKDYLATVVSYQNGAPVYLRDIARVTQSAQNTEQGAWFGKTQAIVLNVQRQPGANVIATVDQIKAKLPQLESTLPAGMKVEIVADSTGVIRSSVSDAAFELGLAIVLVVLVIFVFLRNIPATIIPSISVPVSLIGTLAAMYELGYSIDNLSLMALIIATGFVVDDSIVMIENIVRYLEEGMPPLEAALEGAGQIGFTIVSLTVSLIAVLIPLLFMGGVIGRLFNEFAVTLAVTIVISGIVSLTLVPMLCARILRAQAERHPSRFERISEGLFDKTLAAYERGLRFVMARQTLTLIVFLVTVALTVVLYVVIPKGLFPTQDVGAVEGISVADNSVSYSAMVKRQAELADAILKDPDVTGLTSYVGIDGTNKTLNNGRFLIGLKAKHDRSSSAAEIARNLQRETANVSGIRLFVQPEQDLTLDTTVSPNQYQFVLRGSSVQELGKYVPALIERMHTIDSITDVTSDLNNDGLAVNVEVNRQLAARYGITPATIDNALYDALGQRIVSTIFEQSGQYRVILVAKPESLPTVASLGDIYLPSQTGSSGQVPLKGIAAIQIVKSPLVVSHLAQFPAVTVSFNLTAGASLSSAVKEITAAEQAVHLPASVTSSFQGAAQAFQDSLSSEVYLLIAALVAVYIVLGVLYESFVHPLTILSTLPSAGIGALLALMVAGHDLDVIGIIGIVLLIGIVKKNAIMIVDFALEAERVHGKPPAEAIFEASLLRFRPILMTTLAAMLGALPMLVGNGTGSELRRPLGLAIIGGLALSQLLTLFTTPVIYLFFDRLALRFRPKPEQKLIGHES